A single Bacillus sp. HMF5848 DNA region contains:
- the rpsF gene encoding 30S ribosomal protein S6, translating to MRKYEIMYIIRPNIEDEAKKAVVERFNGVLTNNGAELAEVKEWGKRRLAYEINDFRDGYYMLLKVSSENAEAVQEFDRLAKINEDIIRHIVVREGE from the coding sequence ATGAGAAAATACGAAATTATGTATATCATCCGTCCAAATATCGAGGATGAAGCAAAAAAAGCAGTAGTTGAGCGCTTCAATGGCGTATTAACTAACAATGGTGCAGAGCTTGCAGAAGTTAAAGAGTGGGGTAAGCGCCGTCTTGCTTATGAAATCAATGATTTCCGCGATGGATACTACATGCTTCTTAAAGTTAGCAGTGAAAATGCTGAAGCTGTACAAGAGTTCGATCGTTTAGCAAAAATCAATGAAGACATTATCCGTCATATCGTCGTACGTGAAGGCGAGTAG
- the ychF gene encoding redox-regulated ATPase YchF — MALTAGIVGLPNVGKSTLFNAITQAGAESANYPFCTIDPNVGIVEVPDIRLQKLTELVNPKKTVPTTFEFTDIAGIVKGASKGEGLGNKFLAHIREVDAICQVVRCFEDENITHVSGKVDPIADIETINLELILADMESVDKRYSRVEKLAKTKDKEAVAEFEVLQLLKEGFENEKPARAVELTDEQRKIAKNLHLLTIKPVLYVANVSEEEVADPSNNKYVQAVKEYAQNENAEVIVVCAKIEEEIAELEGEEKEMFLSELGIEESGLDQLIRAAYSLLGLATYFTAGVQEVRAWTFRRGMKAPQCAGIIHTDFERGFIRAETVSYDDLMAARSMGAAREAGKVRLEGKEYEVKDGDVIHFRFNV, encoded by the coding sequence ATGGCTTTAACAGCTGGAATTGTAGGTTTACCGAACGTTGGAAAATCAACATTATTTAATGCTATTACTCAAGCTGGTGCTGAATCAGCAAATTATCCTTTCTGTACAATTGATCCTAACGTTGGAATTGTAGAAGTACCTGATATTCGTTTACAAAAGTTAACTGAGCTTGTTAACCCAAAGAAAACAGTACCGACTACATTTGAGTTCACAGATATTGCAGGTATTGTAAAGGGAGCAAGTAAAGGTGAAGGATTAGGAAACAAATTCTTAGCCCATATTCGTGAAGTTGATGCAATCTGCCAGGTAGTTCGTTGTTTTGAGGATGAAAATATTACCCACGTTTCAGGGAAGGTTGATCCTATAGCTGATATTGAGACAATTAACCTTGAGCTTATTTTAGCTGATATGGAATCAGTAGATAAGCGCTATAGCCGGGTTGAAAAGCTTGCTAAAACAAAAGATAAAGAAGCTGTTGCTGAATTTGAAGTACTGCAATTGTTAAAAGAAGGCTTTGAAAATGAAAAGCCAGCACGAGCAGTTGAGTTAACGGATGAGCAAAGAAAAATAGCTAAAAATTTACATTTGCTAACTATTAAGCCTGTACTGTACGTAGCTAATGTGAGTGAAGAAGAAGTAGCAGATCCTTCAAATAACAAGTATGTACAAGCAGTTAAAGAGTACGCTCAAAACGAAAATGCAGAGGTTATCGTTGTTTGTGCGAAAATTGAAGAAGAAATAGCAGAATTAGAAGGCGAAGAGAAAGAAATGTTCCTAAGTGAGCTAGGCATTGAAGAATCTGGCCTTGACCAGCTAATTCGCGCTGCATATAGTTTGTTAGGTCTTGCCACATATTTTACAGCGGGTGTACAAGAGGTACGTGCATGGACATTCCGCCGTGGTATGAAAGCGCCGCAATGTGCAGGTATTATTCATACTGATTTTGAGCGTGGATTTATTCGTGCAGAAACAGTATCATATGATGACCTAATGGCAGCTAGATCAATGGGGGCTGCTCGTGAAGCGGGGAAGGTTCGTTTAGAAGGAAAAGAATATGAAGTAAAAGACGGCGATGTTATTCATTTCCGTTTCAATGTATAA